TAACATTGAAACCTACATTGTACCTACACCAATTCTTTTGGACAAGATTTATTGTATATAACATTGAAACCTACATTGTACCTACACGAATTCTTTAAGATTTATTTAGGATAAGACCATGTAGACAGGTGCTTGCTTTAATTTACAGAAGTTAATTGCTAAAGAATTTTAACTGTATATCCAGACCAAAGGCATGATATGTGTACCATATTTATAggaataaaaatatacaaatcatgGCTGATATATAAAAATTTTGCAAATTGTAGCTTACATTACCAGATTAAACTGAGAGTTTACTTCATTGGATGTTATTTTCTTGTAGCCTTTGGATCCACCTCCTCCTGTCTTGATGGTGTTCCGTTTACCATAAGTTCTCAGTTTCAGGTACCAAATAAGGTAAGTATTTGATCACTAGAAGTAGATACACAGAGATAAGTTATCTCTGGTTAAATTTGCATACTAAGAAGGACTAATCTATAAAATGGCTCGAGTAAGGAAACATTATTTTGACAGTTTGTGGGACAtttattgttacatgtatgttAAGAAAATGAGGGGTTAATATGATGTACAATGTGCAAAATGTATGcgaaattacatgtatatatctgtTGTTTGGGGATTTTTAAGTTCCATCCTTCCTTCCCACATTGATTTTTATGGATCCCAAATAGCCCAAATTGCCATAAACCATATAATTTTagtataaattttttaaacatatctgATCAGGGCACAGCAAATAAAATTCTATAAAACTACTCCTATCCAATTAGACAATATTAGAAATATAGCAAAATCTGATGCAGAATTcccaaaaatatcaaatatttcctttaattttgaTTCCTATAAAGATCAGAATTATAAATAAAAGTACTCCAAAAGCATCTTAAAGGAACCATACAACCACAaacattttaaaggaaaaatgtcTTAAATGCAATATGTTAAGCAGTAAAAAGTCtctaaaagtttaattttgggcaATTAAACAGAaactataaaacaattaaaagtgaTTAACttcaattttatatcaaatttgtattcTTTCACCAATTCTGATGTCagaaaacaacaaatacaaaacagaagaaaaaactAGCAGATTGTTACTATCTACCATTAACAAAATTATCAATGCTTATTTTCTTACAACATCACGATTTCTATAAGTAACTGGTTTTGGAGTAACAAGAATATATACGGTCAACTTCATGAATGTCTTTATATTGAACAAGCATGACATATCATAGATAAGTTTGGAACAAGcctcttttttattcaaaatgaaaatagtttttagaaagattttttttttttttcaggtcaGGTTACAGGCAGATTTTTTGAGAAGTCCAAAGCATGCCAGGGAAGAGGTAAGTCAATATATAAAAGACAGCAGAATACAAGCTCATTGATTTACTAACAAACATTGTTTGACAGACATGACACATGGAGAAAGTTCTTTCTTTGATTCATGCATCAATAAcggtacatgtattatatatgcatttaattttgtAGTTGAATGTTCTACTTTGGTAAAAgaacttacaattttttttcacagagaACAAAATTTTAAGCTATTGATTTATACAGAAATATGAAATCATCACAACGTTTTTAGTTTCTTATGATCTCAatgtattattttcttaaaaaatcattcaagaacaaatatttttatttcccaactatttttaaattaaaaaataattcatggcagccgtagatttgttttcatttaaccatgggttgggcatttatattcgccgtagatttgttttcatttaaccatgggttgggcatttatattcgccgtagatttgttttcatttaaccatgggttgggcatttatattcgattcttttaccctgagcgttagcgattatactggttgacgataataggtcgtcatattagaatatttataaatttcaataaaagaaaactttCCTCAATCATTTTCACTCTCATCTACATTGCATTTTGTTGTTTTCGTTGAAATAGATGATTTAGGTTAGAACaaacatcaacatgatcaataaaaTCATCACACAAGACAACACTGTATTAACAACTGCTTTTGATGTGTATATTTTAAGGTGCATAAGCTACGAagttgacaaaaattaaaaaatgcatttttttttgtttcaaacattaTAAAAGTACAATTGTGAATTAATATTTTGCTATTAGGACTCAATTTGTTCCAATTGTCAAAATGAGCTCCAAAAATTGCTGATGTTCATGTATTATTGCATTGCAAGTCATAAATTCAACTCACCAGAATCTGTATTCATACCAACTTAAATTTGGGATGGAGTACACATGATCTAAGCAAGATTAATTAGTTATTTAAAAAGGAAGGAATATCAACATTGAAAAGAAAAACCTGGCAGTCACTGGATAGAACTCTTTCATTGATTTATTCTGCccacaaaaaatattcaaaacatctGAAACAGTGATTTACATATTCTTTTAATcgatgaaattaaacagacctagaaaaatatACGGTTGAATGTGTTTGtatgtgtatttatatttatCCTTAAGCTTATCTATGATAACATAAGGTTATATAACTATTGGGAATTTTTCTGACGTAGAATATCACCGTCACCATTAGTCATTATATGATTTATTGCATGTGATTGTATAAATGtatgtgtatttatatttatttactttttatgttataaaccatcttttttttttcagtataacTTTGAGATTGAAGAAGGTGTTATGAAATGGGCAGAAGAAAGGGAAAGAGCAATCGAGAGAGAACGTCAAATACAAGCACAAAAAAGACTTGAGGAAGAGATCCAAGCTGGTAAAGTTAACAGTGGCCCTATAAGAATAACTCAGGAGGAATCAGATTCTGAACCAGAAGATGAATGGCTGAAAAGTAAATCTCAGAATTCTAATATCCCAGGAGGTCCACAAAATATTGCACGTGAAAAACCCAAACCTCCACCTCGTCCTCCTCAACCAAGAGGTCCTGTGATAAGTAATGGTATTCTGACACCAATTCCTATCTCCTCAGCAAACAATGATAAAACAGTGTCAGGACCTAGCAAACCTGTAGATGTCACCCTGTTTGAAACAGAGGATAATCCTTTTGATATGTTTGAAAGACAGACTTTGAATGATTTAGAGGAGTTGAAAAATGTGTTCCAATGTACGAATCAAACCACTAGTGTAACTAGTACCGAACCAGTTAATAATACACAGCAAACCTTGGGAAATACAAGCTCACAATTCAGTGGCAATGGACAAACTACTGTGACAGGGAATTCACAAATGCCTGGAGATAATTACGAAAATGTTCATTTTAGTAACGGTCAAGGTCCCAGTGGAACATGTGTTTCAAGAGGTGCTAATATAAACAATGCATTTAGCAGTAGTCCTGAACCTACTGATAATAATGGAGATTATGTTACACTGAAAACGGAATCTGATCAGCCAAATAATTCATCCCAAATGGACTTTAATAAACTACCCCCAGTTCCCCCTCGGAGATTTTTAGTCAGCAACGATCCCCTCCCACCTATAAATTATCAAAGTGATAGAAGTGCAATAGCTAATCAACCTGTACAACAAATGACTGCCAATGGTACAAATTATGGAAATTTTAATTCTGTGGAACCTAATCCATTTGCATTAGACACATTTACAAACGCTCAAGCTACTGAATATGAAAACACAAATAGACCTTACTTCAAACCATTAGATACTGATATTCCTAGTTATGAAAATATAGACATTCAAAGTGAAAGAGTTGTGTTTAGTAAGAAAAGTGAATCATCTCTTTCACATGAGTCGTTATTAAAGACTGCATCAAAAACAAACACATCTAGTTATGTTAATGTTACTCCTGCGGCGCCATTTAATGACAGTTCTATACGAAATGCCAAAAGTACACCAGATATTGTCAAAACTGTGAATGGTGTTGAAAATTCTAGTGAAGTGTTTGATAGGGCGCCATTTCCACTGTCAAAATCTCCACCATACAGACCCTCATCACAACAGGTTGGTACTACATATATCATGTCatttgtatacaaaaattatcctttccaataaatgtgtttttcttttcttttgtagaaCTGATTAGCTTACTATCTCATGAATCATGCATAGATTTGAtactatatataacatgtataaagttcAATATTAaagaatttcttctttttttatcacctacctacgatagtagaggggcattatgttttctggtctgtgtgtccgttcgtttgttcgtccatctgtctttcccgcttcaggttaaagtttttggtcaaggcagttGTTGATGAAAGtggagtccaatcaacttgaaacatagtacacatgttccttatgctatgatctttctaattttaaagcaaatttagacttttgaccccaatttcacggtacactgaacatagaaaatgaaagtgtgagtttcaggttaaattttttggtcaaggtagtttttttatgaaagtggagtccaatctacttgaaacttagtacacatgttaacgtTCCCTTTTGTATGATCTTTCTACTTttgatgccaaattagatttttacccaatttcatggtccattgaacatggaaaatgataatgcgagtggggtatccgtgtactttggacacattcttgttttaagtaaaacactatttttttaggatcttataaaacaaaatttatatgtGGACTTGCCAGTAAGTACTTGTACATTTATGTCATTTGTATGTTGAATTGGATCTCCATGTATCTGACTGTAGGATTGTTTTCTACTCTGAAGCCTCAAAGATTTAATTTATTTCAAGTTCTAAACCATTGAAAAAAGGAACCCCAAGTGGGTACAGTCAATGGAAAATGAATGTTCAATAAAGATTATTATGAATCACCTTTGTTTTAAAGGGAAGTCATGTTGTGCTACATTATGCATAAGAACGAGATAAATAGAATTTCATTATGCATCTCCATCATGCATGTCATGTTCATGGTTAGTTTTTACTTTAGAATAAGGATAAATGGTATGCAGACTAGACATGCTAGATGTAAATATAGAAATTGTTATGGCTGCTTTTCATGTTTAGTAAAGAtcttacatgtataacatgtataaacaacaGATGAATTCAAGTAGATCATTAAAATTAGCACAAAATCAATGAAGGAGTAGAAAACTTTCTGTTTAATTAGAATCcttctatatcattgtatatcATGTATGTTATATTCTAGAATAGTTCTGTACTAATATTTACATTATCTATCCCTAACTTATACTGTATCAATtgatgtcctcatcatgctcattgcACTTTACATGAAGTATATA
The window above is part of the Mytilus galloprovincialis chromosome 4, xbMytGall1.hap1.1, whole genome shotgun sequence genome. Proteins encoded here:
- the LOC143071358 gene encoding uncharacterized protein LOC143071358 isoform X2, yielding MAYRTVEREASFAFGSTSSCLDGVPFTISSQFQVPNKVRLQADFLRSPKHAREEYNFEIEEGVMKWAEERERAIERERQIQAQKRLEEEIQAGKVNSGPIRITQEESDSEPEDEWLKSKSQNSNIPGGPQNIAREKPKPPPRPPQPRGPVISNGILTPIPISSANNDKTVSGPSKPVDVTLFETEDNPFDMFERQTLNDLEELKNVFQCTNQTTSVTSTEPVNNTQQTLGNTSSQFSGNGQTTVTGNSQMPGDNYENVHFSNGQGPSGTCVSRGANINNAFSSSPEPTDNNGDYVTLKTESDQPNNSSQMDFNKLPPVPPRRFLVSNDPLPPINYQSDRSAIANQPVQQMTANGTNYGNFNSVEPNPFALDTFTNAQATEYENTNRPYFKPLDTDIPSYENIDIQSERVVFSKKSESSLSHESLLKTASKTNTSSYVNVTPAAPFNDSSIRNAKSTPDIVKTVNGVENSSEVFDRAPFPLSKSPPYRPSSQQSWNKYSPLPSPSGASNNSSSDFASLSEVDPYLKLTPDLQGVVNNLVGMGFSRPRVARAVEHFGCDEKEIVDHLFNVDKMTEAGYDTYQSELALVLHKNDKQKAEAYLKMFKQFQELGFSGDRIKEALVKFENDGDKALDYLTT
- the LOC143071358 gene encoding uncharacterized protein LOC143071358 isoform X1; this encodes MAYRTVEREASFAFGSTSSCLDGVPFTISSQFQVPNKVRLQADFLRSPKHAREEYNFEIEEGVMKWAEERERAIERERQIQAQKRLEEEIQAGKVNSGPIRITQEESDSEPEDEWLKSKSQNSNIPGGPQNIAREKPKPPPRPPQPRGPVISNGILTPIPISSANNDKTVSGPSKPVDVTLFETEDNPFDMFERQTLNDLEELKNVFQCTNQTTSVTSTEPVNNTQQTLGNTSSQFSGNGQTTVTGNSQMPGDNYENVHFSNGQGPSGTCVSRGANINNAFSSSPEPTDNNGDYVTLKTESDQPNNSSQMDFNKLPPVPPRRFLVSNDPLPPINYQSDRSAIANQPVQQMTANGTNYGNFNSVEPNPFALDTFTNAQATEYENTNRPYFKPLDTDIPSYENIDIQSERVVFSKKSESSLSHESLLKTASKTNTSSYVNVTPAAPFNDSSIRNAKSTPDIVKTVNGVENSSEVFDRAPFPLSKSPPYRPSSQQDLIKQNLYVDLPSWNKYSPLPSPSGASNNSSSDFASLSEVDPYLKLTPDLQGVVNNLVGMGFSRPRVARAVEHFGCDEKEIVDHLFNVDKMTEAGYDTYQSELALVLHKNDKQKAEAYLKMFKQFQELGFSGDRIKEALVKFENDGDKALDYLTT